From the Scophthalmus maximus strain ysfricsl-2021 chromosome 11, ASM2237912v1, whole genome shotgun sequence genome, one window contains:
- the LOC118297768 gene encoding inner ear-specific collagen, translating to MLTFTFHILLMVMSLPIVMAMPEPTWQPPLTAPPSPPTPPVNDPGRSFHSIGDNMTEPPTRDLETFCQMLQQNPDPVPPDQIPWFCLCTHCQSTQGPKGDKGDRGLPGRPGSPGSRGLIGFRGPPGFVGRPGVKGQKGDEGEKGQQGPQGLVGPEGDRGFKGDKGDQGLEGLPGDQGPKGDDGVCPETCESSLGPPGTAGLPGPAGPRGLPGTPGLLGPKGTKADVGDLGPPGAPGLVGEKGELGPQGECNCTDGEDGSPGQRGDKGDKGGQGQIGPEGQMGPQGDQGDPGSIGMMGPPGPCMTSIQSAFSAGLTSSYPPPNTPVVFSQILYNVQGNYDPTTGIYIAPINGTYVLSYHLTVHERVLKVGLFLNFIPVVKTTDPKMLGTTSHSIILHLARGDMVWLQVKDVVTNGMYAGAETKSTFSGFLLHPDTCDVALLRGPMAPVTPPEGEYTWGDISNSNTASPAVGGSN from the exons ATGCTGACCTTTACTTTTCATATCCTGTTGATGGTGATGTCCCTCCCCATCGTCATGGCGATGCCGGAGCCCACCTGGCAGCCCCCCCTCACtgctcctccatcaccaccCACCCCACCTGTGAATGACCCCGGACGCAGCTTTCACTCAATTGGAGACAACATGACGGAGCCGCCGACCCGGGACCTGGAGACCTTCTGCCAGATGCTGCAACAGAACCCAGACCCCGTCCCCCCAGACCAGATCCCCTGGTTCTGTCTCTGCACACACTGCCAGAGCACCCAGGGGCCTAAAGGGGACAAAGGAGACCGGGGGCTGCCAG GTCGTCCAGGTAGTCCTGGAAGTCGGGGGTTGATAGGGTTCAGAGGTCCCCCAGGTTTTGTGGGCAGACCAGGGGTCAAAG ggCAGAAAGGAGACGAGGGGGAGAAGGGACAACAAGGACCCCAGGGACTAGTGGGACCCGAAGGAGACCGAGGCTTCAAAG GTGACAAAGGTGATCAAGGTCTGGAGGGTCTCCCCGGGGATCAGGGTCCTAAAGGAGATGATGGAGTCTGTCCAGAGACCTGTGAGTCCAGCCTTGGGCCCCCGGGAACCGCAGGTCTACCTGGCCCCGCAGGACCTAGAGGTCTGCCTGGTACTCCGGGGCTGCTGGGGCCCAAAGGCACTAAAGCTGATGTGGGTGATCTGGGTCCCCCTGGTGCCCCTGGACTTGTGGGTGAGAAGGGAGAACTGGGGCCCCAGGGGGAGTGCAACTGTACAGACGGAGAAGACGGGAGTCCAGGGCAGAGGGGGGACAAGGGAGACAAAGGGGGGCAAGGACAGATAGGGCCTGAAGGGCAAATGGGACCACAGGGGGATCAGGGAGACCCAGGGTCCATTGGGATGATGGGTCCTCCTGGTCCCTGCATGACAAGTATCCAATCGGCCTTTTCTGCAGGGCTGACATCCAGCTACCCCCCACCCAACACCCCCGTGGTCTTCTCCCAAATTCTCTACAATGTCCAGGGGAATTACGACCCGACGACCGGAATCTACATCGCCCCCATAAACGGCACTTACGTCCTCAGCTACCACCTCACCGTCCATGAGCGTGTCCTCAAGGTCGGCCTCTTTCTTAATTTCATACCAGTTGTTAAAACAACTGACCCCAAAATGTTAGGGACCACCTCACATTCCATCATCCTCCACCTGGCCCGGGGGGACATGGTGTGGCTTCAGGTGAAGGATGTGGTCACTAACGGCATGTATGCTGGTGCTGAGACCAAAAGCACCTTCTCTGGCTTCCTGCTCCACCCAGACACATGTGACGTGGCCCTACTCAGGGGCCCCATGGCCCCAGTCACCCCACCTGAGGGTGAATACACCTGGGGCGACATATCTAACAGCAACACTGCTTCACCTGCTGTGGGAGGATCCAACTAA
- the LOC118297934 gene encoding S-arrestin isoform X4 — MSPKQVVFKKASRDKSVAVYLAKRDFVDHCDIVDPVDGVIFIDPVLLQGKKVYVMLSCTFWYGRQDEDVMGVAFRRDLFLVTRQVYPELQDKDKLTHTKTQQKLLRKLGDNGFPFFFEFPDNLPCSVALQPGPSDVGKKCAVEFEVKAFCGQSQNEKIDKESSVRLSIRKIQFSPEISELVPSAETTFEFLMSEEPLTVKLSLPKETFYHSEPVTVNVDVTNSSSRNIKDISVSVEQVTNVVLYSNDKYVKSVAKEETKDSVPCGTSLKKQYTLFPVLTHNKDRRGLALDGRLKHEDTNLASSSIVKQEVMKEVQGILVSYKVVLRMMACGEVSLEVPFRLMNPKPEPARDSEPEDMVFEEFKRVYLRGVVYGDDDESPTEA; from the exons ATGAGTCCGAAACAAGTCGTCTTCAAAAAAGCTTCCCGCGACAAGTCg gTCGCGGTCTACTTGGCCAAGAGAGACTTTGTGGATCACTGTGACATTGTGGATCCAGTGG ACGGAGTGATCTTCATTGACCCGGTTCTGCTCCAAGGAAAGAAAG tgtacgTGATGCTGTCGTGCACGTTCTGGTACGGCCGTCAGGACGAGGACGTGATGGGCGTGGCCTTCAGGCGGGACTTGTTCCTCGTGACCCGGCAGGTTTACCCCGAGCTgcaggacaaagacaaactcactcacacaaagacCCAGCAGAAGCTGCTGCGGAAGCTGGGAGACAACggcttccccttcttcttcgaG tttccaGACAATCTGCCGTGTTCCGTCGCTCTGCAGCCCGGACCCTCCGACGTGGGGAAG AAATGTGCTGTGGAGTTTGAGGTGAAAGCGTTTTGTGGTCAAAGCCAAAACGAGAAGATCGACAAAGA gagCTCAGTTCGTCTCAGTATTCGTAAGATCCAGTTCAGTCCAGAGATCAGTGAACTGGTTCCATCAGCAGAGACGACCTTCGAGTTCCTGATGTCTGAGGAACCTCTGACCGTCAAACTGAGTCTTCCTAAAGAG ACGTTTTACCACAGTGAGCCGGTCACAGTGAACGTTGACGTCACCAACTCATCCAGCAGGAACATCAAAGACATCAGTGTGTCAG TGGAGCAGGTGACGAACGTCGTCCTTTACTCCAACGATAAATACGTGAAGTCTGTGGCCAAAGAGGAGACGAA GGACTCTGTCCCATGTGGGACGTCTCTGAAGAAGCAATACACACTGTTTCCTGTTCTGACTCACAACAAAGACCGCAGAGGACTGGCTCTGGACGGACGACTCAAACATGAGGACACAAACCTGGCTTCATCCAgcat TgtgaagcaggaagtgatgaaggaGGTCCAGGGGATCCTGGTGTCCTATAAGGTGGTTCTGAGGATGATGGCCTGTGG TGAGGTGTCTCTGGAGGTTCCGTTCAGACTCATGAATCCTAAACCTGAACCAG CCAGAGACAG TGAGCCAGAGGACATGGTATTTGAGGAGTTTAAACGAGTCTACCTGAGGGGAGTGGTCTACGGAGATGACGACGAGTCTCCCACCGAGGCCtga
- the LOC118297934 gene encoding S-arrestin isoform X3 codes for MSPKQVVFKKASRDKSVAVYLAKRDFVDHCDIVDPVDGVIFIDPVLLQGKKVYVMLSCTFWYGRQDEDVMGVAFRRDLFLVTRQVYPELQDKDKLTHTKTQQKLLRKLGDNGFPFFFEFPDNLPCSVALQPGPSDVGKKCAVEFEVKAFCGQSQNEKIDKESSVRLSIRKIQFSPEISELVPSAETTFEFLMSEEPLTVKLSLPKETFYHSEPVTVNVDVTNSSSRNIKDISVSVEQVTNVVLYSNDKYVKSVAKEETKDSVPCGTSLKKQYTLFPVLTHNKDRRGLALDGRLKHEDTNLASSSIVKQEVMKEVQGILVSYKVVLRMMACGTLASSEVSLEVPFRLMNPKPEPARDSEPEDMVFEEFKRVYLRGVVYGDDDESPTEA; via the exons ATGAGTCCGAAACAAGTCGTCTTCAAAAAAGCTTCCCGCGACAAGTCg gTCGCGGTCTACTTGGCCAAGAGAGACTTTGTGGATCACTGTGACATTGTGGATCCAGTGG ACGGAGTGATCTTCATTGACCCGGTTCTGCTCCAAGGAAAGAAAG tgtacgTGATGCTGTCGTGCACGTTCTGGTACGGCCGTCAGGACGAGGACGTGATGGGCGTGGCCTTCAGGCGGGACTTGTTCCTCGTGACCCGGCAGGTTTACCCCGAGCTgcaggacaaagacaaactcactcacacaaagacCCAGCAGAAGCTGCTGCGGAAGCTGGGAGACAACggcttccccttcttcttcgaG tttccaGACAATCTGCCGTGTTCCGTCGCTCTGCAGCCCGGACCCTCCGACGTGGGGAAG AAATGTGCTGTGGAGTTTGAGGTGAAAGCGTTTTGTGGTCAAAGCCAAAACGAGAAGATCGACAAAGA gagCTCAGTTCGTCTCAGTATTCGTAAGATCCAGTTCAGTCCAGAGATCAGTGAACTGGTTCCATCAGCAGAGACGACCTTCGAGTTCCTGATGTCTGAGGAACCTCTGACCGTCAAACTGAGTCTTCCTAAAGAG ACGTTTTACCACAGTGAGCCGGTCACAGTGAACGTTGACGTCACCAACTCATCCAGCAGGAACATCAAAGACATCAGTGTGTCAG TGGAGCAGGTGACGAACGTCGTCCTTTACTCCAACGATAAATACGTGAAGTCTGTGGCCAAAGAGGAGACGAA GGACTCTGTCCCATGTGGGACGTCTCTGAAGAAGCAATACACACTGTTTCCTGTTCTGACTCACAACAAAGACCGCAGAGGACTGGCTCTGGACGGACGACTCAAACATGAGGACACAAACCTGGCTTCATCCAgcat TgtgaagcaggaagtgatgaaggaGGTCCAGGGGATCCTGGTGTCCTATAAGGTGGTTCTGAGGATGATGGCCTGTGG GACATTGGCATCTAG TGAGGTGTCTCTGGAGGTTCCGTTCAGACTCATGAATCCTAAACCTGAACCAG CCAGAGACAG TGAGCCAGAGGACATGGTATTTGAGGAGTTTAAACGAGTCTACCTGAGGGGAGTGGTCTACGGAGATGACGACGAGTCTCCCACCGAGGCCtga
- the LOC118297934 gene encoding S-arrestin isoform X6, translating into MSPKQVVFKKASRDKSVAVYLAKRDFVDHCDIVDPVDGVIFIDPVLLQGKKVYVMLSCTFWYGRQDEDVMGVAFRRDLFLVTRQVYPELQDKDKLTHTKTQQKLLRKLGDNGFPFFFEFPDNLPCSVALQPGPSDVGKKCAVEFEVKAFCGQSQNEKIDKESSVRLSIRKIQFSPEISELVPSAETTFEFLMSEEPLTVKLSLPKETFYHSEPVTVNVDVTNSSSRNIKDISVSVEQVTNVVLYSNDKYVKSVAKEETKDSVPCGTSLKKQYTLFPVLTHNKDRRGLALDGRLKHEDTNLASSSIVKQEVMKEVQGILVSYKVVLRMMACGEVSLEVPFRLMNPKPEPVSQRTWYLRSLNEST; encoded by the exons ATGAGTCCGAAACAAGTCGTCTTCAAAAAAGCTTCCCGCGACAAGTCg gTCGCGGTCTACTTGGCCAAGAGAGACTTTGTGGATCACTGTGACATTGTGGATCCAGTGG ACGGAGTGATCTTCATTGACCCGGTTCTGCTCCAAGGAAAGAAAG tgtacgTGATGCTGTCGTGCACGTTCTGGTACGGCCGTCAGGACGAGGACGTGATGGGCGTGGCCTTCAGGCGGGACTTGTTCCTCGTGACCCGGCAGGTTTACCCCGAGCTgcaggacaaagacaaactcactcacacaaagacCCAGCAGAAGCTGCTGCGGAAGCTGGGAGACAACggcttccccttcttcttcgaG tttccaGACAATCTGCCGTGTTCCGTCGCTCTGCAGCCCGGACCCTCCGACGTGGGGAAG AAATGTGCTGTGGAGTTTGAGGTGAAAGCGTTTTGTGGTCAAAGCCAAAACGAGAAGATCGACAAAGA gagCTCAGTTCGTCTCAGTATTCGTAAGATCCAGTTCAGTCCAGAGATCAGTGAACTGGTTCCATCAGCAGAGACGACCTTCGAGTTCCTGATGTCTGAGGAACCTCTGACCGTCAAACTGAGTCTTCCTAAAGAG ACGTTTTACCACAGTGAGCCGGTCACAGTGAACGTTGACGTCACCAACTCATCCAGCAGGAACATCAAAGACATCAGTGTGTCAG TGGAGCAGGTGACGAACGTCGTCCTTTACTCCAACGATAAATACGTGAAGTCTGTGGCCAAAGAGGAGACGAA GGACTCTGTCCCATGTGGGACGTCTCTGAAGAAGCAATACACACTGTTTCCTGTTCTGACTCACAACAAAGACCGCAGAGGACTGGCTCTGGACGGACGACTCAAACATGAGGACACAAACCTGGCTTCATCCAgcat TgtgaagcaggaagtgatgaaggaGGTCCAGGGGATCCTGGTGTCCTATAAGGTGGTTCTGAGGATGATGGCCTGTGG TGAGGTGTCTCTGGAGGTTCCGTTCAGACTCATGAATCCTAAACCTGAACCAG TGAGCCAGAGGACATGGTATTTGAGGAGTTTAAACGAGTCTACCTGA
- the LOC118297934 gene encoding S-arrestin isoform X2: MSPKQVVFKKASRDKSVAVYLAKRDFVDHCDIVDPVDGVIFIDPVLLQGKKVYVMLSCTFWYGRQDEDVMGVAFRRDLFLVTRQVYPELQDKDKLTHTKTQQKLLRKLGDNGFPFFFEFPDNLPCSVALQPGPSDVGKKCAVEFEVKAFCGQSQNEKIDKESSVRLSIRKIQFSPEISELVPSAETTFEFLMSEEPLTVKLSLPKETFYHSEPVTVNVDVTNSSSRNIKDISVSVEQVTNVVLYSNDKYVKSVAKEETKDSVPCGTSLKKQYTLFPVLTHNKDRRGLALDGRLKHEDTNLASSSIVKQEVMKEVQGILVSYKVVLRMMACGEVSLEVPFRLMNPKPEPETGDGRLHSCSHTRFELAEILLKQCSVSDGRSPLLLLQLRVMECDPETVSQRTWYLRSLNEST, from the exons ATGAGTCCGAAACAAGTCGTCTTCAAAAAAGCTTCCCGCGACAAGTCg gTCGCGGTCTACTTGGCCAAGAGAGACTTTGTGGATCACTGTGACATTGTGGATCCAGTGG ACGGAGTGATCTTCATTGACCCGGTTCTGCTCCAAGGAAAGAAAG tgtacgTGATGCTGTCGTGCACGTTCTGGTACGGCCGTCAGGACGAGGACGTGATGGGCGTGGCCTTCAGGCGGGACTTGTTCCTCGTGACCCGGCAGGTTTACCCCGAGCTgcaggacaaagacaaactcactcacacaaagacCCAGCAGAAGCTGCTGCGGAAGCTGGGAGACAACggcttccccttcttcttcgaG tttccaGACAATCTGCCGTGTTCCGTCGCTCTGCAGCCCGGACCCTCCGACGTGGGGAAG AAATGTGCTGTGGAGTTTGAGGTGAAAGCGTTTTGTGGTCAAAGCCAAAACGAGAAGATCGACAAAGA gagCTCAGTTCGTCTCAGTATTCGTAAGATCCAGTTCAGTCCAGAGATCAGTGAACTGGTTCCATCAGCAGAGACGACCTTCGAGTTCCTGATGTCTGAGGAACCTCTGACCGTCAAACTGAGTCTTCCTAAAGAG ACGTTTTACCACAGTGAGCCGGTCACAGTGAACGTTGACGTCACCAACTCATCCAGCAGGAACATCAAAGACATCAGTGTGTCAG TGGAGCAGGTGACGAACGTCGTCCTTTACTCCAACGATAAATACGTGAAGTCTGTGGCCAAAGAGGAGACGAA GGACTCTGTCCCATGTGGGACGTCTCTGAAGAAGCAATACACACTGTTTCCTGTTCTGACTCACAACAAAGACCGCAGAGGACTGGCTCTGGACGGACGACTCAAACATGAGGACACAAACCTGGCTTCATCCAgcat TgtgaagcaggaagtgatgaaggaGGTCCAGGGGATCCTGGTGTCCTATAAGGTGGTTCTGAGGATGATGGCCTGTGG TGAGGTGTCTCTGGAGGTTCCGTTCAGACTCATGAATCCTAAACCTGAACCAG AGACGGGAGACGGGAggctccacagctgcagccacaCCCGATTCGAGTTGGCTGAAATTTTGCTAAAGCAGTGCAGTGTCAGTGATGGTCGGtccccgctgctcctcctccagctccgggTGATGGAGTGTGAT CCAGAGACAG TGAGCCAGAGGACATGGTATTTGAGGAGTTTAAACGAGTCTACCTGA
- the LOC118297934 gene encoding S-arrestin isoform X5, translated as MSPKQVVFKKASRDKSVAVYLAKRDFVDHCDIVDPVDGVIFIDPVLLQGKKVYVMLSCTFWYGRQDEDVMGVAFRRDLFLVTRQVYPELQDKDKLTHTKTQQKLLRKLGDNGFPFFFEFPDNLPCSVALQPGPSDVGKKCAVEFEVKAFCGQSQNEKIDKESSVRLSIRKIQFSPEISELVPSAETTFEFLMSEEPLTVKLSLPKETFYHSEPVTVNVDVTNSSSRNIKDISVSVEQVTNVVLYSNDKYVKSVAKEETKDSVPCGTSLKKQYTLFPVLTHNKDRRGLALDGRLKHEDTNLASSSIVKQEVMKEVQGILVSYKVVLRMMACGTLASSEVSLEVPFRLMNPKPEPVSQRTWYLRSLNEST; from the exons ATGAGTCCGAAACAAGTCGTCTTCAAAAAAGCTTCCCGCGACAAGTCg gTCGCGGTCTACTTGGCCAAGAGAGACTTTGTGGATCACTGTGACATTGTGGATCCAGTGG ACGGAGTGATCTTCATTGACCCGGTTCTGCTCCAAGGAAAGAAAG tgtacgTGATGCTGTCGTGCACGTTCTGGTACGGCCGTCAGGACGAGGACGTGATGGGCGTGGCCTTCAGGCGGGACTTGTTCCTCGTGACCCGGCAGGTTTACCCCGAGCTgcaggacaaagacaaactcactcacacaaagacCCAGCAGAAGCTGCTGCGGAAGCTGGGAGACAACggcttccccttcttcttcgaG tttccaGACAATCTGCCGTGTTCCGTCGCTCTGCAGCCCGGACCCTCCGACGTGGGGAAG AAATGTGCTGTGGAGTTTGAGGTGAAAGCGTTTTGTGGTCAAAGCCAAAACGAGAAGATCGACAAAGA gagCTCAGTTCGTCTCAGTATTCGTAAGATCCAGTTCAGTCCAGAGATCAGTGAACTGGTTCCATCAGCAGAGACGACCTTCGAGTTCCTGATGTCTGAGGAACCTCTGACCGTCAAACTGAGTCTTCCTAAAGAG ACGTTTTACCACAGTGAGCCGGTCACAGTGAACGTTGACGTCACCAACTCATCCAGCAGGAACATCAAAGACATCAGTGTGTCAG TGGAGCAGGTGACGAACGTCGTCCTTTACTCCAACGATAAATACGTGAAGTCTGTGGCCAAAGAGGAGACGAA GGACTCTGTCCCATGTGGGACGTCTCTGAAGAAGCAATACACACTGTTTCCTGTTCTGACTCACAACAAAGACCGCAGAGGACTGGCTCTGGACGGACGACTCAAACATGAGGACACAAACCTGGCTTCATCCAgcat TgtgaagcaggaagtgatgaaggaGGTCCAGGGGATCCTGGTGTCCTATAAGGTGGTTCTGAGGATGATGGCCTGTGG GACATTGGCATCTAG TGAGGTGTCTCTGGAGGTTCCGTTCAGACTCATGAATCCTAAACCTGAACCAG TGAGCCAGAGGACATGGTATTTGAGGAGTTTAAACGAGTCTACCTGA
- the LOC118297934 gene encoding S-arrestin isoform X1, whose protein sequence is MSPKQVVFKKASRDKSVAVYLAKRDFVDHCDIVDPVDGVIFIDPVLLQGKKVYVMLSCTFWYGRQDEDVMGVAFRRDLFLVTRQVYPELQDKDKLTHTKTQQKLLRKLGDNGFPFFFEFPDNLPCSVALQPGPSDVGKKCAVEFEVKAFCGQSQNEKIDKESSVRLSIRKIQFSPEISELVPSAETTFEFLMSEEPLTVKLSLPKETFYHSEPVTVNVDVTNSSSRNIKDISVSVEQVTNVVLYSNDKYVKSVAKEETKDSVPCGTSLKKQYTLFPVLTHNKDRRGLALDGRLKHEDTNLASSSIVKQEVMKEVQGILVSYKVVLRMMACGTLASSEVSLEVPFRLMNPKPEPETGDGRLHSCSHTRFELAEILLKQCSVSDGRSPLLLLQLRVMECDPETVSQRTWYLRSLNEST, encoded by the exons ATGAGTCCGAAACAAGTCGTCTTCAAAAAAGCTTCCCGCGACAAGTCg gTCGCGGTCTACTTGGCCAAGAGAGACTTTGTGGATCACTGTGACATTGTGGATCCAGTGG ACGGAGTGATCTTCATTGACCCGGTTCTGCTCCAAGGAAAGAAAG tgtacgTGATGCTGTCGTGCACGTTCTGGTACGGCCGTCAGGACGAGGACGTGATGGGCGTGGCCTTCAGGCGGGACTTGTTCCTCGTGACCCGGCAGGTTTACCCCGAGCTgcaggacaaagacaaactcactcacacaaagacCCAGCAGAAGCTGCTGCGGAAGCTGGGAGACAACggcttccccttcttcttcgaG tttccaGACAATCTGCCGTGTTCCGTCGCTCTGCAGCCCGGACCCTCCGACGTGGGGAAG AAATGTGCTGTGGAGTTTGAGGTGAAAGCGTTTTGTGGTCAAAGCCAAAACGAGAAGATCGACAAAGA gagCTCAGTTCGTCTCAGTATTCGTAAGATCCAGTTCAGTCCAGAGATCAGTGAACTGGTTCCATCAGCAGAGACGACCTTCGAGTTCCTGATGTCTGAGGAACCTCTGACCGTCAAACTGAGTCTTCCTAAAGAG ACGTTTTACCACAGTGAGCCGGTCACAGTGAACGTTGACGTCACCAACTCATCCAGCAGGAACATCAAAGACATCAGTGTGTCAG TGGAGCAGGTGACGAACGTCGTCCTTTACTCCAACGATAAATACGTGAAGTCTGTGGCCAAAGAGGAGACGAA GGACTCTGTCCCATGTGGGACGTCTCTGAAGAAGCAATACACACTGTTTCCTGTTCTGACTCACAACAAAGACCGCAGAGGACTGGCTCTGGACGGACGACTCAAACATGAGGACACAAACCTGGCTTCATCCAgcat TgtgaagcaggaagtgatgaaggaGGTCCAGGGGATCCTGGTGTCCTATAAGGTGGTTCTGAGGATGATGGCCTGTGG GACATTGGCATCTAG TGAGGTGTCTCTGGAGGTTCCGTTCAGACTCATGAATCCTAAACCTGAACCAG AGACGGGAGACGGGAggctccacagctgcagccacaCCCGATTCGAGTTGGCTGAAATTTTGCTAAAGCAGTGCAGTGTCAGTGATGGTCGGtccccgctgctcctcctccagctccgggTGATGGAGTGTGAT CCAGAGACAG TGAGCCAGAGGACATGGTATTTGAGGAGTTTAAACGAGTCTACCTGA
- the LOC118297934 gene encoding S-arrestin isoform X8, with protein sequence MSPKQVVFKKASRDKSVAVYLAKRDFVDHCDIVDPVDGVIFIDPVLLQGKKVYVMLSCTFWYGRQDEDVMGVAFRRDLFLVTRQVYPELQDKDKLTHTKTQQKLLRKLGDNGFPFFFEFPDNLPCSVALQPGPSDVGKKCAVEFEVKAFCGQSQNEKIDKESSVRLSIRKIQFSPEISELVPSAETTFEFLMSEEPLTVKLSLPKETFYHSEPVTVNVDVTNSSSRNIKDISVSVEQVTNVVLYSNDKYVKSVAKEETKDSVPCGTSLKKQYTLFPVLTHNKDRRGLALDGRLKHEDTNLASSSIVKQEVMKEVQGILVSYKVVLRMMACGEVSLEVPFRLMNPKPEPDALWETV encoded by the exons ATGAGTCCGAAACAAGTCGTCTTCAAAAAAGCTTCCCGCGACAAGTCg gTCGCGGTCTACTTGGCCAAGAGAGACTTTGTGGATCACTGTGACATTGTGGATCCAGTGG ACGGAGTGATCTTCATTGACCCGGTTCTGCTCCAAGGAAAGAAAG tgtacgTGATGCTGTCGTGCACGTTCTGGTACGGCCGTCAGGACGAGGACGTGATGGGCGTGGCCTTCAGGCGGGACTTGTTCCTCGTGACCCGGCAGGTTTACCCCGAGCTgcaggacaaagacaaactcactcacacaaagacCCAGCAGAAGCTGCTGCGGAAGCTGGGAGACAACggcttccccttcttcttcgaG tttccaGACAATCTGCCGTGTTCCGTCGCTCTGCAGCCCGGACCCTCCGACGTGGGGAAG AAATGTGCTGTGGAGTTTGAGGTGAAAGCGTTTTGTGGTCAAAGCCAAAACGAGAAGATCGACAAAGA gagCTCAGTTCGTCTCAGTATTCGTAAGATCCAGTTCAGTCCAGAGATCAGTGAACTGGTTCCATCAGCAGAGACGACCTTCGAGTTCCTGATGTCTGAGGAACCTCTGACCGTCAAACTGAGTCTTCCTAAAGAG ACGTTTTACCACAGTGAGCCGGTCACAGTGAACGTTGACGTCACCAACTCATCCAGCAGGAACATCAAAGACATCAGTGTGTCAG TGGAGCAGGTGACGAACGTCGTCCTTTACTCCAACGATAAATACGTGAAGTCTGTGGCCAAAGAGGAGACGAA GGACTCTGTCCCATGTGGGACGTCTCTGAAGAAGCAATACACACTGTTTCCTGTTCTGACTCACAACAAAGACCGCAGAGGACTGGCTCTGGACGGACGACTCAAACATGAGGACACAAACCTGGCTTCATCCAgcat TgtgaagcaggaagtgatgaaggaGGTCCAGGGGATCCTGGTGTCCTATAAGGTGGTTCTGAGGATGATGGCCTGTGG TGAGGTGTCTCTGGAGGTTCCGTTCAGACTCATGAATCCTAAACCTGAACCAG atgcattgtgggaaacaGTGTGA
- the LOC118297934 gene encoding S-arrestin isoform X7 has translation MSPKQVVFKKASRDKSVAVYLAKRDFVDHCDIVDPVDGVIFIDPVLLQGKKVYVMLSCTFWYGRQDEDVMGVAFRRDLFLVTRQVYPELQDKDKLTHTKTQQKLLRKLGDNGFPFFFEFPDNLPCSVALQPGPSDVGKKCAVEFEVKAFCGQSQNEKIDKESSVRLSIRKIQFSPEISELVPSAETTFEFLMSEEPLTVKLSLPKETFYHSEPVTVNVDVTNSSSRNIKDISVSVEQVTNVVLYSNDKYVKSVAKEETKDSVPCGTSLKKQYTLFPVLTHNKDRRGLALDGRLKHEDTNLASSSIVKQEVMKEVQGILVSYKVVLRMMACGTLASSEVSLEVPFRLMNPKPEPDALWETV, from the exons ATGAGTCCGAAACAAGTCGTCTTCAAAAAAGCTTCCCGCGACAAGTCg gTCGCGGTCTACTTGGCCAAGAGAGACTTTGTGGATCACTGTGACATTGTGGATCCAGTGG ACGGAGTGATCTTCATTGACCCGGTTCTGCTCCAAGGAAAGAAAG tgtacgTGATGCTGTCGTGCACGTTCTGGTACGGCCGTCAGGACGAGGACGTGATGGGCGTGGCCTTCAGGCGGGACTTGTTCCTCGTGACCCGGCAGGTTTACCCCGAGCTgcaggacaaagacaaactcactcacacaaagacCCAGCAGAAGCTGCTGCGGAAGCTGGGAGACAACggcttccccttcttcttcgaG tttccaGACAATCTGCCGTGTTCCGTCGCTCTGCAGCCCGGACCCTCCGACGTGGGGAAG AAATGTGCTGTGGAGTTTGAGGTGAAAGCGTTTTGTGGTCAAAGCCAAAACGAGAAGATCGACAAAGA gagCTCAGTTCGTCTCAGTATTCGTAAGATCCAGTTCAGTCCAGAGATCAGTGAACTGGTTCCATCAGCAGAGACGACCTTCGAGTTCCTGATGTCTGAGGAACCTCTGACCGTCAAACTGAGTCTTCCTAAAGAG ACGTTTTACCACAGTGAGCCGGTCACAGTGAACGTTGACGTCACCAACTCATCCAGCAGGAACATCAAAGACATCAGTGTGTCAG TGGAGCAGGTGACGAACGTCGTCCTTTACTCCAACGATAAATACGTGAAGTCTGTGGCCAAAGAGGAGACGAA GGACTCTGTCCCATGTGGGACGTCTCTGAAGAAGCAATACACACTGTTTCCTGTTCTGACTCACAACAAAGACCGCAGAGGACTGGCTCTGGACGGACGACTCAAACATGAGGACACAAACCTGGCTTCATCCAgcat TgtgaagcaggaagtgatgaaggaGGTCCAGGGGATCCTGGTGTCCTATAAGGTGGTTCTGAGGATGATGGCCTGTGG GACATTGGCATCTAG TGAGGTGTCTCTGGAGGTTCCGTTCAGACTCATGAATCCTAAACCTGAACCAG atgcattgtgggaaacaGTGTGA